A stretch of DNA from Lycium ferocissimum isolate CSIRO_LF1 chromosome 4, AGI_CSIRO_Lferr_CH_V1, whole genome shotgun sequence:
aaataggGGAACGTATCAATCTTGTGGTCCTAAAAGTGTGGCCTAGGGTTCAATGAGCTGGGTTGTGtaccatgaggtctcaggttcaattcCCACCAGAGacaaaacactaggtgatttcttcccatccgTTGTAACCTTGGTGGAGAGAGTTACTTGGTACCTGttgttggtgggaggtggcaGGTATCATGTGTAATTAGTCTAGGTGCGCGCACGCATGTAAGGAAACCACGGTTATTTAAAAAgtaaagatgtgtgtaatgtacgAAAACATCATTTGAATTTTAGTTTTAAACTTGCCACGTATGGTCCTAAAAGTGTGGCCTAGGGGTCAATGAAGTGTGCTGAGCACCCCGAAGTCGGTGGCTGAGCCAGGAATTTCACGAAGGGTGTTCAAGCATTTGATAAGCAATTTTGCTAATGGGTGCATGAAAACTTTAAAACCAAACTACACAATATTAGTAATTGATATTTTTAATGAATGGATGcaccaaaattttttaaaatcaaactgCGTAATATTTAGCTTTAATGAGTTCATGTTTAAATCAGTGATGTCAAACTTAAGCCCTAAatgaggctcaaaacatgttgagtgcttcgcctcgctttatgtgcgcttcagtgtcatcatcaaggctctaagacatacttttccttgccaatgagcctctcttgaagaggTGGCTAGATAATTGATATATCACTTTTTCgtaatgtttttacaatttatttgtccatatatttttgttattcatgcttattattaaaGCCCGCACTTTATTTGCGTTTTGCACTTAAAGCCCCAGCCGACTTTAGAatttttttgcgcttttcgcctTTGATAACATTGGTTTAAATTAATACTAAGTGAATGGAcatagccaaaaaaataagagaaagcaACAAGTGAATTCAGCCTAGAATGAAACCACTTTTAGGCTTCAAAACTTTCACCGGTCTCTGACGACGACAACGGTAGCATCAGGATACGAAGAATGGAGAGCAGAATCaggtttttatatttttaatttctttgtggAGCCTTTTGCTTTAGATTTTGGCATAGTTAATCGAGAGCTTTTAGGTTTTGCTTCTTAATGTTCAATTAAACAAatacttttaagttttatttaaaagttttaattaaaaaaaaagtcaaaagacAAATTGGTTGGGAATCCAATTGGCTACTGATACGTTTATTTTTTCTTCAGAGATTTTTACATTGTAGGTCTTTAATTAAGGATTATTTTAGTAAGTAATATTACCTTtgaattatttcaaaataacaGATTTATTAACTATTATAGCACAAAATTGCTTACGTGtaatatataatagatgtaGAAAGCAATTAATTATCCTTATATTAAGGGAtcaatttattcctttttcaatCTCATGATTCTAATATTATTAGTCTTCTTAATGAGCAATGAGCAATAAAATAGGAAAGGTGAGGTAGTGCTGCTCTTTAAAAATGTTACAAATGTTAATAAATAGCAGGCGCGTGTGCAACAACTTGGAATCGAACCTCTGCGCCCAGCTGCTACGTGTGAACACCCTACACCGCTGATGTACCTGTCCAAATGTTTCAAGAGTGTTCAAAACGTTATATCTAATCATATGAGTAATATTTACCtatatacacaatataattTTCCTGCGAAGGGTGTTCGCTTGAACACCCTTACTAGGACGTAGCTCTGCGCtgcatgaggtctcaggttcaattcCTAGCAGACACAAAAAATAGTAGGTGATTTCTCCCCGTTTGTTCTAGCCTTCCTGGATAGAGGAGGTGGCTGGTATCCAATGGAATTAGTTGAGGTGCGCGCAAGAAAATCCTGAGGTGTAATGTACAAAAACGTCATTTGATCCCATGtatgatgtttgaattgtcaacttattgAATATAGAAAGAAACACTTTTTTTAGGATGGagcaaaaaggaaagtaagacacttaaattgagacggagctAGTATTTCCTTGGATTTTTCTATTGAGGGTAAAATTGGTATCTTAACTATTTCTTACCAGTTTTTGGATACTTCAAACTGCCTAAAATGTCTTCTCCAAGTAATTTTGGTGAAGAGTTTCTCTTTCTTGTGATGTAGAAGATGTCTTAACTATATTCCAATTCTTACTCTATATCCGCCACTTGGCCCAGATCAGCATCAAGGTGTGTGTTAACACAAAAggagtgatagtttaggtaggtaAATGAAGCAACGGGTAGTTGAGTTATGAtaggtgatagtttaggtaggtaAAGTGATGATTTTCATATGCAAATGGTTTCTTGATTATAACCCCTCTTAACTGAGAAACGGTAATGGAATAAGCTTCCTTTCCTTGGGTGACGATCCCTAGTGAAGATTTATATGCATTTTGCGTTtaacaatttcataaatcacTTGTCATCTTAGTTTTAGAGGAAATAGGATAGTGCAACTTCATGTTCCTGGTTACAGAATGATAAACATTACCTGTTTCAAATTTTGGAACCATGAGTTTCCTGTGGAATAGCCTGGATAACTTGCAGATGCAGATCCAACATTCTGGTGATACATATGGGAGCTTTATGAAATGGCAGATTACGTCCTTAAGATATTTCTTACATTGTTAAAAAAGTTTTGTAAAACTACctgttcaattttattttttaattataaaacttgtTCTGTTcaaaaagaaccaaaaaagaTCTTAGTTTTATTGTCATCTTCATCAATTTCTGTGACAACTACTATCTATTGGAAAAGAGATCTTGTTGCTTGGTGTCCTCAAAAAGCACAAAGATCAATAAGAGAGTGGATATCCCTGATACGTCTCAGATGTCCATTCATCCTCATCTCTTGAGCTTTATTTTACCAGCAATCTGCTAGTAAGGCCTTGTAAacagagaaagagaaggagagcAGGCAGGTAATTCCTTCATGATGCTGGTCTAGCATCTTAAATGGTGGACATCTATCAATGGATAATTTTGTTAAAGCAAAATAGAAATTATCACCGTTAGTCTAGGCAGTTTTTGTGTTCTCAATTAGTTTTGCAAATATTGTATGTAATTTCATTAGCTGAAATTCATGCACCACCTTTGTTCTTGCTTAATCTTAAtatacttttggtttatttctgCTTTAAGCAAGTAGAGTCTTCCCTGTCAAAAGTGGAGCAATCACCGGCGAAATCAATGCATGATGCACTTTCTCCGTTGATGAAGGCATTGGTTGCAAATGACCTCTTGAGGCATTCTGATCTTGATGTGAAGGTCGCAGTTGCTTCTTGTATAAGTGAGATAACTAGAATTACTGCACCAGACGCTCCTTATGATGATGACAAAATGAAGGTATGAGAAGTTagctttctctttttcttcctttttacaGCCCTTAAATAACATTTCATTTGGTTGATACAGGATATCTTTCAATTAATTGTATCATCCTTTGAGAATATAAATGACCAGTCCAGCAGATCATTTAATAAGAGGGTGTTGATCCTTGAGACAGTGGCCAAGGTCAGGTCATGTGTTGTCATGCTGGATCTAGAATGTGATAGACTCATTACTGAGATGTTTCAGCACTTTCTAAAAGCTATAAGGTATTAACATGAATCTTGCTTTTTCAACAGTATTTTGTTTGTATAATGTTTGATTATAGATTTCTGGTATGGCGTGTTTCTTGATTAGCGGATATTCTAATTCCaaacttgaatttttctttttgataaagTACAACCTGAATATTCTTGGACTTAACATGGTTTTAGAGAATATATCTGAAGTTATAATGCCTCACATTCCGTCGTAACATGTGATTTTGGATTTATGGGATTTTGAGCTTTACATGTTTGTTTATATTTTTAAGTGGAGATTCTAGTTAAGAAGTATTCTAACCAAGCACGTCAAGCATAATTAACAAGACAGttacaagttcttgaatttgcaTGGAATTGACATTATATCTGAAATTATGAGCTGAAACTTTACCAGACTTTCTTGAATCCTTCTAAGATGAACAGGGTTTTGCAAATTTTTGAAACTGTAAACATGGATGAATGTACTGATACCATTCTCAAAACAAATATCTGACATTTTGACCCCTCATGTAgcgttttcttctatttttatcCTTTTAGATTTCTTGCAGTGTTAATAGGATTCATCACTTGGGTGCCTGTACTGGGGTTTTAGTTGGATTAATGTGATGGTTAGTGAGCAGAAATGAGGAAATCTGCTGGTTACTTGTTTTGATTATCAATATCCAATTTGATCTACTTTTAGGAGTGACATTGCATTTACCACTAGTTGTTTGAAGATATTTTCTTAGTGATCACTGACATGTCAGAATCATCACTTAGTTCTTTGAAGATATTTAACTGGTGGTTCGCCAACAAATGGGTAAAAGTTGTCTTTGTGGGTACTTTTGGTTTTCTTATGGAAGTAGAATGAACTTGTGGAAACAACAATTAGTCTTAACAcgtttttcttttcctccagaAGATAGTTTGTTAACACACTCTTGGTAACTATACATAAAAAAGATTGCAAGTTGGTAGGTCTTGCATCTGAAAGATCTTTATAACCCGGATGGATGGCATGAGTTTTCTTTCAACAGTTTACATAAGCTTATGAAAAATAACCCCTCTGCCAATACCCTCATAGCCGTATCGACCTAGTGCTCGAAGTTACAGCTTAGAGAGAGTATTGCTTTTGGAATGGTTGTAAACTTAGTAATGAATTATTTGCTTCACTGGTTTAACTGGATGATATTGATAATCCTGTGGCCTCCATTCTCTCCCACATGCAAGGcacttcatttttcttattttcctgtATGCTAATTCCTAATGAATGTATTAAGCTTATAGTAGTGTAGTAAATTGAATAGACAATTCATTCGTTGACTTCCACTTTCAGAGAGGATCACTCTGAGAATATTTTCTCATCCATGGCAACAATAATGACTCTTGTGCTGGAAGAAAGTGAAGAAATATCCTTGGAATTGCTCACCCCTCTATTGGCTAGTGTTAAGAAGGACAATGAGGTATGTTGCGGTTGAAGAGATGAtgttattgtttttatatatattttatacctCTTAGGTCTCACTAGTCTTGTTATAGATCTAAATATTAATAGTTTTGTTTCAGGAGGTTGCGCCAATTGCTAAAAGGTTGGGAGAGACGGTTTTTGCAAACTGTGCAGCGAAGCTTAGGCCTTACTTGCCGCAAGCAGTAGAATCATTGCAAATCTCTTTAAATGAGTACAATAAAATTGTTACTTCAGTGTTGGAAGGGACTCTTCCAACTGTTGATGGTATCAATGATAGTGCTCCTAAGGACCAATTGGTTAGTGAACTTTTACTTCTAACTTATTCTGTGTCTGAACTTTTGCTGCTGGACTGTCGTCATGTAGATAAACATTAAGTCTAACTTCACATGTTTTACATGTTCCTGCATAATCTAGGGAGTCTTAAGATATCTCGTGTTTAAATTGTGCGTTCATTTAATATCTACTGGCCTGATAGTGGCGATGCTATGTGGATATTCACCAAGTTCAAAAGGTCTCTCTCCTGTCCCTGTTGAAAGCCTGATGTGCTTTTTCTTTGTTCcttctctgtgtgtgtgtgtgtacaaaGGGTCACATAGGTATGTCAGTTTGTTTTCCAAAGATTACTTATGCTACTTCCCTTGCGCTCTGCTTCAATTTGTCAACGTATCCAATTTTGTAATTGAATTAGAGATTTAATGGCTGCACGGACTttaaaaaagagcaaaaaagtGTTTTGAGCATGAGTTACTTCCTTTATTTTTGGCCAGTGAGATTATACAGCAGactttttctccttttaaatGCATATTTGGCGTGTGTAAaccataataataaaaaaagagccttttttttttattacacatATTTGTGCATGCGTGTAGAGTGCCTTGTTGGAAGAGCATACATCTCGATATCTCTTTAAAAAAAGAGGCCTGACTCGGTAACTGCTGAAGTTCTGCTGTTTTGTTGGGAAGATATCTTGCTATTTTGCGTTGAGAGGGATAGTTAATATCTAGTTTATTTGCATTGAGAAGGATAGTTACTTATTCATGGCTTTTGGTGATAGGCAGGGCTGCAAAGCATGTCCCACTTTTCCCTTGCAGTCATATTGAATGTGATCATTTCATTTCTTACAGTGATAGAACATTTGGTTCTATATCTACTTCAAATTGTATATGTttgtcaaaagaaaaatcaacttCGTTGTCCTTCCCATGTCCACCTGTCACACATCAGGAATTGAAgcaattatttttttctgtttttccaATGTTATTGGTTCTGGCCTAATATTGTTGGTAATTTTTTTGGCTTGAGAACTGCTTGAAGGTCTGATGCTATTTATAACTGCTAACAATGTAAATTAATCTCATACCCGTTTCTTAGAGATCTGATATTGATGGTATGTATTGATGTGTGTCAAGGTCACCGAGAGCAAGTTGGCTGAACTTCTAGAAGCTGGTCAGGCAACTCAGGTGTGAGACTTCGGATAATTTTCTTTAGTTATTTTCCTAGAGCATCTCAACTTTATGTTGCCTCTAAACCCTTATCACATTCAGGTTGGTGGGGGCAAAGTCGCTACAGCATCTTCAGATGAAGCAGGCCAGGCATGTGGTTTAGATAGATCATTTTCGTTTGGACATAGATAACATTTGcaaataatgaaatattatttgcaaataaatgttTGTGTTACAATTTTGTCCACCATTTCAACTTCACTTAAAATATAGAGTTTGAACCTGAATAGCTTGTTTGAGTATTTGAAGTAAATGGTTCTGTTACAAAAATTCAATTTCCTCCACAAGTgaaattcatgtccaaacaaaatttaaaattatcttTGAACTTCAATATCAAATACTCATATTTTCATCTTCAATCAAGTATTTTCCAAATTGGTCAGTTTCTTTGTGTTGGTAAATCAGTGAACGTCACCTTTAAGAGCCAGCAACATCTTTAGTATCTTACTGGATGGTGTAGGGTTGAACATGTGACAGTATGTTTATGGTGTGCAAACGTCTTTGGCTGGCTATCAGTTAAAGGTATCTAGTTGGAAACTTTTCTTGTTTGAACAGATGGCTGAGAGCGCAAGGGAGGAGGCATGTTCGGAAGATATTGACCCTGCTGTTAATAGATCTCCCAAATCAATCACAAGTAATGGTGTTGGTCTGGAGAATGTGGGATCGGCTGCTGAAACACAATCGTTGATGAAGGCTGGAGATAATGATGGGGCGGATCTGCATGGTGCTTCAAAGATACCATCCAAATCTGAATCTGATGATTCAAGGGTTGAAAAATCTACGAAGTCAGAGCCCAAGTCAGAACAAACTGCTAACAAAAAAGGAAGGAAGACAAACTCTTCAATAAACTCTGCAGAATCTTCTCACCAAGCTCCTGACGACAGTGAAAAAGAAGCTGAGAAGCTTCAAGATCATCAGAATGATGGAGACAAAGATGATCAAAGTTCGGCTTCTGAAGATCCAGCGGTTGAGCAGTCTAACTCTTTGGAGAAGGAACCAGAAACTACTCTTCAACACTCTGCACCCAAAGAATCTGAGGTGGAAGCTGTGAATGTTGCAACTTCATCCCCAGGTCCTGATGAGAGTGCACCAAAGAAGGTTGGTCGGGCAAAGGAGGACAGCTTAAATCAAGAAGAGTGTGTGTCTAAGGAGGAGGAATCTGAAGCTACAAGTGACTTGGAAGTTAAGCAGGAGAGACGACCTTTGAAGAAAACTCCTTTAGAGCCTTGTCGCAAGGAGAAAGGTGGATCAACCGGTGATGCAGAGACTAAAAAGCAGAAGCAATCGGGGAAGAAGATTGATACCAAGAATAAGAGTCGTGTTGGTCCATCTGCGAGAAATAAAGAAGATGGCAAAAAGCGTGGACATGGAAAAGCTAGTGTGGTAAAAACCTCCTCAAATCCTTTAGTTAATATGACGTTCGAGTAATTTATCTCCTTTCAGTGTAACTTTATCTCCCTGTTAGACTTACCAATATTATCTATCCATGTGCATCTTATCAGTTGTAAATTTTGCTGTGCAGGAGATAGTGCCTTCACAAGAGTCTCCTGATCACTCTGCtaaacatgatgatgatgttaatgAAGAGGAAATTCCCAGGGCGACTGCTAAAAGAAAACGTTCTTCTTCAGGCAAGGGCAGGGTAAGCAATTCACATTATTGGTTTAATGTATAATGCACATTTTATTCTAGATACTATTGTGATATGCCATGCTCTTTGTCCTGTTTGTGCAATTCTTACAACTGTGAGGCTGTTGGACATTATTTCCGTGTTGGACTTATCAAGACCCTCCATGCCTGTCTCATCTGTTTACATTTTGTTGTGCAGGAGAGAGTGCCTCCACCAGTGTCTCCTGATAACTCTGCTAAACATGAAAGTGATGAGGAGGAAACACCCATGGCAAGTGCAAAGAGAAAGCGTTCTTCTTCAGGCAAGGGCAGGGTAAGCAATTCACATTATTGGTTTCATGTATAATGCACATTTTATTCTAGATACTTTTGTGATATGGCATGCTCTTTGTCCTACCAAGACCCTCCATACCTGTCTCATCTGTTTCCATTTCATTGTGCAGGAGAGTGTGCCTACACCAGTGTCTCCCGATAACTCTGCTAAACATGAAAGTGATGAGGAGGAAACACCCCTGACAAGTGCAAAGAGAAAGCGTTCTTCAGTCAAGGGCAGGGTAAGCAATTTACATTATTGGTTTCATTTATAATGCACATTTTTATTCTAGATACTATTACGATATGCTATGCTCTTACAACTGAGCCCGTTAGACATTATTTCCGGGTTGGACTTACCAAAGGCCTCCATGCCGGTCTCATCAGTTGTCATTTTATTGTGCAGGAGAGAGTGCCTAAACCAGAGTCTCCCGATAACTCTGCTAAACATGAAAGTGATGAGGAGGAAACACCCATGACAAGTGCAAAGAGTAAGCGTTCTTCAGGCAAGGACAAGGTAAGCATTTTAAATCATTGATcttgttttacccttttttATTCTGTGGGTGTCTAGTATACTAATGTTCTGTGCTATGCTTGCTCTATTTTGACAATCAAAATTGTCTTTTGGTCATGCGGTTCTTccaactttttcttttaataaaagtGAATAGTGGTTGTAGCAAGTAGGGTATCAAATTACAATTTGTTTTTTATGAAGGTTGATATTTACCATCTGTTACAACATGCTAAGTGCTAGTATACCTGTGTTATTgcaattctttttatttatgaaaACAGAACAATTAATTTGAATACCTAAAGATAGATTTTGTCTGTTTTTCAGAGCAGCTGCTTGTCCCAAAAACTAACATCGGTATTTGAAAAAACTAATGCAAATGCAAATGCTTCCGAATTCGAAAGCCTTTTACTCTTTTTTCCCCTCCTTACGACAGGGCATTACTGCCTTCTTTCCCCTTCTGTTCCTCTTCTGTGTTACTGACATTCTTAGCCACTCATTTTTGATTGC
This window harbors:
- the LOC132052027 gene encoding sister chromatid cohesion protein PDS5 homolog C-like isoform X6, whose protein sequence is MSQHSDKELEEQISEAGNKLLQPPSSLDELLPLLDQVESSLSKVEQSPAKSMHDALSPLMKALVANDLLRHSDLDVKVAVASCISEITRITAPDAPYDDDKMKDIFQLIVSSFENINDQSSRSFNKRVLILETVAKVRSCVVMLDLECDRLITEMFQHFLKAIREDHSENIFSSMATIMTLVLEESEEISLELLTPLLASVKKDNEEVAPIAKRLGETVFANCAAKLRPYLPQAVESLQISLNEYNKIVTSVLEGTLPTVDGINDSAPKDQLVTESKLAELLEAGQATQVGGGKVATASSDEAGQMAESAREEACSEDIDPAVNRSPKSITSNGVGLENVGSAAETQSLMKAGDNDGADLHGASKIPSKSESDDSRVEKSTKSEPKSEQTANKKGRKTNSSINSAESSHQAPDDSEKEAEKLQDHQNDGDKDDQSSASEDPAVEQSNSLEKEPETTLQHSAPKESEVEAVNVATSSPGPDESAPKKVGRAKEDSLNQEECVSKEEESEATSDLEVKQERRPLKKTPLEPCRKEKGGSTGDAETKKQKQSGKKIDTKNKSRVGPSARNKEDGKKRGHGKASVEIVPSQESPDHSAKHDDDVNEEEIPRATAKRKRSSSGKGRERVPPPVSPDNSAKHESDEEETPMASAKRKRSSSGKGRESVPTPVSPDNSAKHESDEEETPLTSAKRKRSSVKGRERVPKPESPDNSAKHESDEEETPMTSAKSKRSSGKDKVTETTRYDENLVGKKIKVLWPLDDAYYEGIVSKFDSAKKKFTVNYIDGEVEVLNLEKERWELVGDDNMSEEEQVAGVDAASDRHKKKKPRNAEPSAKHKKMEASSKRLFKRDNKKIWTEIQG
- the LOC132052027 gene encoding sister chromatid cohesion protein PDS5 homolog C-like isoform X3 yields the protein MSQHSDKELEEQISEAGNKLLQPPSSLDELLPLLDQVESSLSKVEQSPAKSMHDALSPLMKALVANDLLRHSDLDVKVAVASCISEITRITAPDAPYDDDKMKDIFQLIVSSFENINDQSSRSFNKRVLILETVAKVRSCVVMLDLECDRLITEMFQHFLKAIREDHSENIFSSMATIMTLVLEESEEISLELLTPLLASVKKDNEEVAPIAKRLGETVFANCAAKLRPYLPQAVESLQISLNEYNKIVTSVLEGTLPTVDGINDSAPKDQLVTESKLAELLEAGQATQVGGGKVATASSDEAGQMAESAREEACSEDIDPAVNRSPKSITSNGVGLENVGSAAETQSLMKAGDNDGADLHGASKIPSKSESDDSRVEKSTKSEPKSEQTANKKGRKTNSSINSAESSHQAPDDSEKEAEKLQDHQNDGDKDDQSSASEDPAVEQSNSLEKEPETTLQHSAPKESEVEAVNVATSSPGPDESAPKKVGRAKEDSLNQEECVSKEEESEATSDLEVKQERRPLKKTPLEPCRKEKGGSTGDAETKKQKQSGKKIDTKNKSRVGPSARNKEDGKKRGHGKASVEIVPSQESPDHSAKHDDDVNEEEIPRATAKRKRSSSGKGRESVPTPVSPDNSAKHESDEEETPLTSAKRKRSSVKGRERVPKPESPDNSAKHESDEEETPMTSAKSKRSSGKDKVTETTRYDENLVGKKIKVLWPLDDAYYEGIVSKFDSAKKKFTVNYIDGEVEVLNLEKERWELVGDDNMSEEEQVAGVDAASDRHKKKKPRNAEPSAKHKKMEASSKSKSKETTKKSGQKSKGKLNMKDGSSKSGGRTDDTPGSKSGVHPKRSTGKSVDTEKPSARSKDVSSGTPKSKSRQDTPSTTASKSKQETVKAVMKSKSNTSQSGGKASANGKEKLKSSSSKVKESGHPKEKAINSAKTPDSSKEKFSSASKEGENESKSGKKRARGKN
- the LOC132052027 gene encoding sister chromatid cohesion protein PDS5 homolog C-like isoform X4, whose amino-acid sequence is MSQHSDKELEEQISEAGNKLLQPPSSLDELLPLLDQVESSLSKVEQSPAKSMHDALSPLMKALVANDLLRHSDLDVKVAVASCISEITRITAPDAPYDDDKMKDIFQLIVSSFENINDQSSRSFNKRVLILETVAKVRSCVVMLDLECDRLITEMFQHFLKAIREDHSENIFSSMATIMTLVLEESEEISLELLTPLLASVKKDNEEVAPIAKRLGETVFANCAAKLRPYLPQAVESLQISLNEYNKIVTSVLEGTLPTVDGINDSAPKDQLVTESKLAELLEAGQATQVGGGKVATASSDEAGQMAESAREEACSEDIDPAVNRSPKSITSNGVGLENVGSAAETQSLMKAGDNDGADLHGASKIPSKSESDDSRVEKSTKSEPKSEQTANKKGRKTNSSINSAESSHQAPDDSEKEAEKLQDHQNDGDKDDQSSASEDPAVEQSNSLEKEPETTLQHSAPKESEVEAVNVATSSPGPDESAPKKVGRAKEDSLNQEECVSKEEESEATSDLEVKQERRPLKKTPLEPCRKEKGGSTGDAETKKQKQSGKKIDTKNKSRVGPSARNKEDGKKRGHGKASVEIVPSQESPDHSAKHDDDVNEEEIPRATAKRKRSSSGKGRESVPTPVSPDNSAKHESDEEETPLTSAKRKRSSVKERVPKPESPDNSAKHESDEEETPMTSAKSKRSSGKDKVTETTRYDENLVGKKIKVLWPLDDAYYEGIVSKFDSAKKKFTVNYIDGEVEVLNLEKERWELVGDDNMSEEEQVAGVDAASDRHKKKKPRNAEPSAKHKKMEASSKSKSKETTKKSGQKSKGKLNMKDGSSKSGGRTDDTPGSKSGVHPKRSTGKSVDTEKPSARSKDVSSGTPKSKSRQDTPSTTASKSKQETVKAVMKSKSNTSQSGGKASANGKEKLKSSSSKVKESGHPKEKAINSAKTPDSSKEKFSSASKEGENESKSGKKRARGKN
- the LOC132052027 gene encoding sister chromatid cohesion protein PDS5 homolog C-like isoform X2; protein product: MSQHSDKELEEQISEAGNKLLQPPSSLDELLPLLDQVESSLSKVEQSPAKSMHDALSPLMKALVANDLLRHSDLDVKVAVASCISEITRITAPDAPYDDDKMKDIFQLIVSSFENINDQSSRSFNKRVLILETVAKVRSCVVMLDLECDRLITEMFQHFLKAIREDHSENIFSSMATIMTLVLEESEEISLELLTPLLASVKKDNEEVAPIAKRLGETVFANCAAKLRPYLPQAVESLQISLNEYNKIVTSVLEGTLPTVDGINDSAPKDQLVTESKLAELLEAGQATQVGGGKVATASSDEAGQMAESAREEACSEDIDPAVNRSPKSITSNGVGLENVGSAAETQSLMKAGDNDGADLHGASKIPSKSESDDSRVEKSTKSEPKSEQTANKKGRKTNSSINSAESSHQAPDDSEKEAEKLQDHQNDGDKDDQSSASEDPAVEQSNSLEKEPETTLQHSAPKESEVEAVNVATSSPGPDESAPKKVGRAKEDSLNQEECVSKEEESEATSDLEVKQERRPLKKTPLEPCRKEKGGSTGDAETKKQKQSGKKIDTKNKSRVGPSARNKEDGKKRGHGKASVEIVPSQESPDHSAKHDDDVNEEEIPRATAKRKRSSSGKGRERVPPPVSPDNSAKHESDEEETPMASAKRKRSSSGKGRESVPTPVSPDNSAKHESDEEETPLTSAKRKRSSVKERVPKPESPDNSAKHESDEEETPMTSAKSKRSSGKDKVTETTRYDENLVGKKIKVLWPLDDAYYEGIVSKFDSAKKKFTVNYIDGEVEVLNLEKERWELVGDDNMSEEEQVAGVDAASDRHKKKKPRNAEPSAKHKKMEASSKSKSKETTKKSGQKSKGKLNMKDGSSKSGGRTDDTPGSKSGVHPKRSTGKSVDTEKPSARSKDVSSGTPKSKSRQDTPSTTASKSKQETVKAVMKSKSNTSQSGGKASANGKEKLKSSSSKVKESGHPKEKAINSAKTPDSSKEKFSSASKEGENESKSGKKRARGKN
- the LOC132052027 gene encoding sister chromatid cohesion protein PDS5 homolog C-like isoform X1; this encodes MSQHSDKELEEQISEAGNKLLQPPSSLDELLPLLDQVESSLSKVEQSPAKSMHDALSPLMKALVANDLLRHSDLDVKVAVASCISEITRITAPDAPYDDDKMKDIFQLIVSSFENINDQSSRSFNKRVLILETVAKVRSCVVMLDLECDRLITEMFQHFLKAIREDHSENIFSSMATIMTLVLEESEEISLELLTPLLASVKKDNEEVAPIAKRLGETVFANCAAKLRPYLPQAVESLQISLNEYNKIVTSVLEGTLPTVDGINDSAPKDQLVTESKLAELLEAGQATQVGGGKVATASSDEAGQMAESAREEACSEDIDPAVNRSPKSITSNGVGLENVGSAAETQSLMKAGDNDGADLHGASKIPSKSESDDSRVEKSTKSEPKSEQTANKKGRKTNSSINSAESSHQAPDDSEKEAEKLQDHQNDGDKDDQSSASEDPAVEQSNSLEKEPETTLQHSAPKESEVEAVNVATSSPGPDESAPKKVGRAKEDSLNQEECVSKEEESEATSDLEVKQERRPLKKTPLEPCRKEKGGSTGDAETKKQKQSGKKIDTKNKSRVGPSARNKEDGKKRGHGKASVEIVPSQESPDHSAKHDDDVNEEEIPRATAKRKRSSSGKGRERVPPPVSPDNSAKHESDEEETPMASAKRKRSSSGKGRESVPTPVSPDNSAKHESDEEETPLTSAKRKRSSVKGRERVPKPESPDNSAKHESDEEETPMTSAKSKRSSGKDKVTETTRYDENLVGKKIKVLWPLDDAYYEGIVSKFDSAKKKFTVNYIDGEVEVLNLEKERWELVGDDNMSEEEQVAGVDAASDRHKKKKPRNAEPSAKHKKMEASSKSKSKETTKKSGQKSKGKLNMKDGSSKSGGRTDDTPGSKSGVHPKRSTGKSVDTEKPSARSKDVSSGTPKSKSRQDTPSTTASKSKQETVKAVMKSKSNTSQSGGKASANGKEKLKSSSSKVKESGHPKEKAINSAKTPDSSKEKFSSASKEGENESKSGKKRARGKN